The proteins below come from a single Longimicrobiaceae bacterium genomic window:
- a CDS encoding c-type cytochrome, producing MTRARVRRGLAAGVLLCVVGGCIRGEGERAVAVAGGDPGRGRELVHEYACGGCHVIPGVAAASSLAGPPLTDWAERQYVAGALWNTPDNLIRWIMDPQAVEPGTAMPDLGVTEEEARHMAAYLFTLGDVYGLGPPHPFPKRWLEKLGAKNREPTPWSAPVDPEYPPGEEK from the coding sequence GTGACACGCGCGCGGGTCAGGCGCGGCCTGGCGGCGGGGGTGCTGCTCTGCGTCGTGGGCGGCTGCATCCGGGGAGAGGGAGAGCGGGCCGTCGCCGTGGCGGGGGGCGATCCGGGCCGCGGACGGGAGCTGGTGCACGAGTACGCGTGCGGAGGATGCCACGTGATCCCCGGGGTGGCGGCCGCGAGCAGCCTGGCGGGGCCGCCGCTGACGGACTGGGCGGAGCGGCAGTACGTCGCGGGGGCGCTCTGGAACACCCCGGACAACCTGATCCGCTGGATCATGGACCCGCAGGCGGTGGAGCCCGGGACCGCCATGCCCGACCTGGGGGTGACGGAGGAGGAGGCCCGGCACATGGCCGCGTACCTGTTCACCCTGGGGGACGTCTACGGCCTGGGCCCGCCGCACCCCTTCCCGAAGCGGTGGCTGGAGAAGCTGGGCGCCAAGAACCGCGAGCCCACTCCGTGGTCGGCCCCCGTCG